In Halobacterium sp. R2-5, the following are encoded in one genomic region:
- a CDS encoding succinylglutamate desuccinylase/aspartoacylase family protein, which translates to MFDQDVTPDVVEFGPGDADLAVVCNVHGDEPTGARAIHRILRSSPEFERGVKFIVANPPASISHRRFLDVDMNRVFPGDPEADDRERRLAAQLLTETADCDTISFHTTHATHEPVAFVSEGNSRSLEIVSQLPITYVVNEASVVDGSFCSTGHVVSIEAGKVQQPNAVAKAEMLIRAFLDNEGALSEEPPMHAPVTNYFEIDDRVEKPSGDESYELLARNFERVEAGEAYAKSKEGFLLADEPFVPVLMSQSGYGEIFGYRGRKVGESVEDAKTAWLDDET; encoded by the coding sequence ATGTTCGACCAAGATGTCACCCCCGACGTTGTAGAGTTCGGGCCGGGGGACGCGGACCTCGCCGTGGTCTGCAACGTGCACGGGGACGAACCGACCGGCGCCCGCGCGATTCACCGTATCCTCCGGTCGTCCCCCGAGTTCGAGCGGGGGGTCAAGTTCATCGTCGCCAACCCACCGGCGTCCATCTCACATCGGCGCTTCCTCGACGTGGACATGAACAGGGTGTTCCCGGGCGACCCGGAAGCCGACGACCGCGAGCGACGCCTCGCCGCTCAACTTCTGACGGAGACGGCCGACTGCGATACCATCTCCTTCCACACGACCCACGCGACCCACGAGCCGGTCGCGTTCGTCTCGGAGGGGAACTCTCGCTCGCTGGAGATCGTCTCACAGCTACCGATCACGTACGTCGTCAACGAGGCGTCGGTCGTCGACGGCTCGTTCTGTTCGACTGGCCACGTCGTCTCGATAGAGGCGGGGAAGGTCCAGCAACCGAACGCGGTCGCGAAAGCCGAGATGCTGATCCGGGCGTTCCTCGACAACGAGGGCGCGCTCTCGGAGGAGCCGCCGATGCACGCGCCCGTGACGAACTACTTCGAGATCGACGACAGAGTCGAGAAGCCGTCCGGGGACGAATCGTACGAACTGCTCGCGCGGAACTTCGAGCGAGTCGAGGCGGGAGAAGCGTACGCGAAATCGAAGGAGGGGTTCCTCCTCGCCGACGAGCCGTTCGTTCCGGTCCTGATGTCGCAGTCGGGGTACGGCGAGATATTCGGCTACCGGGGACGGAAGGTCGGCGAGTCGGTCGAGGACGCGAAGACGGCGTGGCTCGACGACGAGACCTGA
- the ddh gene encoding D-2-hydroxyacid dehydrogenase — MAVERIGVHESTSIDFPFEVFRDELADLGPELVPIREDGSGADPASCDAFVTFTHQQRLLEADPEWIHTTLAGVEAFPLDEYEARGVVLSNSTGLHGDSVGDTALGLMLTLARRLHDFVAAQQRREWAFPDWDEGFTLPGERVCVVGLGTVGGAVARRCSALGMDVAGVQRSEESVEGVDDLYHPDDLDAAIADARFVVLCVPLTDETDGLIGEPALRRMREEAYLVNVARGPVVDEGALVDALESGEIAGAALDVFEAEPLPEESPLWGFDDVVITPHAAVANEDFYVDVAALVRENFARLEAGEELENRVV; from the coding sequence ATGGCAGTCGAACGCATCGGGGTCCACGAGTCGACGTCGATAGACTTCCCGTTCGAGGTGTTCCGCGACGAGCTCGCCGACCTCGGGCCGGAGCTCGTCCCGATTCGCGAGGACGGCTCGGGCGCGGACCCCGCGTCCTGCGACGCGTTCGTGACGTTCACCCACCAGCAGCGCCTCCTGGAGGCCGACCCGGAGTGGATTCACACGACGCTCGCGGGCGTCGAGGCGTTCCCGCTCGACGAGTACGAGGCCCGCGGCGTCGTCCTCTCGAACAGCACGGGCCTCCACGGCGACAGCGTCGGCGACACGGCGCTCGGCCTGATGTTGACGCTGGCGCGCCGGCTCCACGACTTCGTCGCCGCCCAGCAGCGCCGCGAGTGGGCGTTCCCCGACTGGGACGAGGGGTTCACGCTCCCCGGGGAGCGCGTCTGCGTCGTCGGCCTCGGCACCGTCGGGGGTGCGGTCGCGCGGCGCTGTAGCGCGCTCGGAATGGACGTCGCGGGCGTCCAGCGTTCCGAGGAATCCGTCGAGGGCGTCGACGACCTGTACCACCCGGACGACCTCGACGCGGCCATCGCGGACGCGCGTTTCGTCGTGCTCTGCGTGCCGCTGACCGACGAGACGGACGGATTGATCGGCGAGCCGGCGCTCCGGCGGATGCGCGAGGAGGCCTACCTCGTGAACGTCGCGCGCGGCCCGGTCGTCGACGAGGGAGCGCTCGTGGACGCGCTCGAATCGGGCGAAATCGCGGGCGCCGCGCTCGACGTCTTCGAGGCGGAGCCGCTGCCCGAGGAGTCGCCGCTGTGGGGGTTCGACGACGTGGTGATCACGCCCCACGCGGCAGTGGCGAACGAGGACTTCTACGTGGACGTCGCGGCGCTCGTCCGCGAGAACTTCGCGCGGCTCGAAGCCGGCGAGGAACTGGAGAACCGCGTCGTCTAG